In the genome of Microcoleus vaginatus PCC 9802, the window AGCTAGCGGCAAATTCATCAGCACGAGGTTTGATTTTCTCGAAACTTTGCTCTAAAAGTTCAACATTTAAAGACATATTGTTGTTTCTCTCTTGAAAGTTGACGATCCCTTGTCTTTAGACAAAGTTTTTTAACTATCCGGATCTGATGAATGCTTTTGATAGAGTGTGTGGAACCTGAGAGTTTCTTTGCTGACGCTAGGGCCAGATATTACAAACTTAAATTTTCCAACTCTTGCCGCAGGGTAGCCATAAACTCCTCTGCATCGTTGATGCCCATTTCTCCTAAAGCTTTCCACTCTTCACTGGTGTAATCTAAATCTAGTCCCATCACGTCTTGAGTCCAATAGGGCAAATTAGATGGGTTTTCCATTAGGTCACAGGTTATTTTTAAGATTTCTGTTCCGGTCGTCTTTTGTCTAGCTTTTGTCGCCAAGCAAAAGGAGAGCAATTTAGCCAAATTACTTTGTGGTGGAATGGCTATTAGAAATGCCATATTTTGTGCGAGTACAAACTTGTCTAACTTCATTGGATATTTTCTTCTTGCTAGATTTAAGGTACTCACGTAAGTATTTTTTTCGATCGATGAAAGCAACAGGACTTACGCTGCCTTCCTTCTATTATTATACTATCTATAGTAGTAACGTGCTTCAGACGCACCCTACAAGTAGAGTCTGTGCGTAAGTCCTCACAATTTATATTACCTCCAAATCCAAATTTTTTTCTTCTCTACCTCGAATTGTTACAGTTGTTTATCATACCAATCGTTTTGGTAAATTTTATCTGAATTAGAGTTGAGGTGGGGATTACAAGTGAGAAACTCTTCAATGTCGTATTTGATTGTGTTGCAAATAGCATCAAGAGGCAAGTCGTTCGTATCGTAGCCAAACGGGTTTTCTATTTCCAGACCAATTTCTTCAATGCCAAGTAACGTAAAAGTAATCAAACTAACAAATATGCCTGTCCCCCATCCCAAATCTTTAACTAGCTGAAAAGGTAATAACAGGCAGTAAATTAATAACAGTTGCTTGAGATGAATGGAATAAGCTAGGGGGAGGGGCGTTCTTAAAATGCGTTCGCAGTGTCCTACAGACTCCATCATACTCTTCACAGTAGTTTGCAGAAAAACTACATGACTGTAATGTAAGACAGCGTTACCACGTTGATACTGCTGTTGTAGATAATCTGCTATCCAAAAGACTATCTGTAGCGGTGGATTGTGGATCGTCTTTAGCTGCAAATACTGAGATTGAGACATCAATTCTTCTAATTCGCTATTTACAGGTTCTGATCTAAGATACAATTTACACGCTACGGGGAAAGCAGCTACCAGGCGAATGAGTGCAATTCTTTTGGCTCGATCTTCTGGTTCAACGTCGTTCATCATTGCCCCAATTTGCCAAACCATGTTACGGGCGTCGTTGGCTAAATTTCCCCATAACCTACGACCTTCCCAAAACCGTTCGTAAGCGGTATTAGTTCGGAAAACCAGTAATAAGCCTAAGACGATGCTGGGAATAATACTTCCTAAAATAGGTTGGGATACAGGGAGTTTGAAATAGTAAAGTACAGAAACAATAAAACTAAACAGACCAAACCCAATAACTCGTTGATAAATGGCTAAAATAACTGAGCCTCTGAACTGGAAAGCAAGTTTAAACCAGTTTTGAGTTTTTGTTTTCATAATTACACAACTTTATTTTTAATAAAACTATATTTTATTAAGTTTATTTGAGGAGTCAACTAGATGATTAGTTGTATTTCCCGGATAATAAATTAATGATTATCGTCATCCCTAAAAGCACCGCTTGCGCCACGCAAGTAGTGGCGCAAGCTAACAGCCTTACTCTTGCATTCCTGCATACAGCAGTCGGACAAATAAGCGGACACCATCATCATTTTTTAATGTTGCATATGATGGAGCTTCACTGTTACCGATAGCGCGCAAATCGGAGAGAAGTTCTGGATGGAATTGGCAAGTAAACGAGCGTCGAATTTTCTTAGTTTCAAAATCTTTGTAGTTAATGCAGGTTGCTGAACATTCTGTAACTATTTCACCATCTTCCTCTGCTGTTGAACAAAGAATTTCAATGGCGTCGGGCAGTTGTATTAGCCAACTCAGAGAACTACCAGCGATGATGTGCCGATAGGGAACGATAGCGTCATGAATACTGCGGAAAGCCCAGTTGGCAAACAATATTGCTTCTTCGTTGACTTCATCCGAATGAAACATCGAAATTGATACTCTGGCCTCATATTGAATTGTTGTGTCAATCACGCCTTCATGGCTGTCGGCTGTGACATCATGAGCATGGATAATTTCCCAAGGAATACCTAAAGTATCGCCGTCTGGAGACTGATAAGGCAACAACACACGATCGCCAACTTCTTTGAATTCATTCCGCGTCACGGCAAAATGCTCGTCATTCCAGCCATTCGCAACCACTCGTCCATCACGCTTTTTGACTGGGAGTGTCTTGCCCATTGCTTCAATGCGCTGGCAGACTTCTTGCAACGATCTGAGTGCTTTACTCTCCTTATCGCGTTCTAAAGATGTCATATCGAGGACTTGTTTGACTGCACGCCGGATGAGTCGGATGTGACATTCAGCAGCTAGTTGGTGTCCTACACAGATAAAGATGGCGGGGGCGCTGGTGGGCGATCGCGAAATCAGCAATTTTTCCACTAATGCAAACATATCCTCTCGCGGACACGCCGGACTTGTCCAGGTGGAGGCATCGTATGTGGATGGATCGCCACCTTCGACTACCACTGCATAACCAGAGTTAATTGCGGGAACAACTATTTCTGGATCGAGGACTCCGGTTGACCAAACAGGTAGTAATACTGAGTCCATATCGGCGACTTTCTGAGCAATGTAGGCGACATTTTTGGAAGCCCGAACATCTTCGCCAAGAGCGTTAAGGCCTACGTGTTCCCAAGGTTCGATGATGGTTATACAGTTGCGTAACAAATTGGGATGCAACAGTAGAAACTCCAAGTCTGACTGTGAATTAATCACTTTTTCTAAAGGCTTGGCGTGTCCCCACTCAAAAATGCCGTCGCTGGCAAATAGTTGTTTTTCTACCAACGGGCCTTCTGAGTTTCTATCGGCTAAAAAACGACCTAACAAAATATGTGCTGATTCAAAATCCGATCGACCTTCATGCAAGTAGCCAGAAGTGAGTCGCCAATCGGTTGTGGTGGTTTGATTATTAAATTTGATAGCTTCTACCATTTTTTGTCGAGACTTTGTAATCCGAAAGTAATAAGTTGATTGGTCACATTATGTCTTTATTCCATATTATTCTTGGAATTTTAACCAGTTAGTCAGAGCAATAGCTGTTGATGTAACAGCAGATCCCACCCTGGCCAGGAAAATTACAATCAGACAGGAATCTGGCGATCCCCTTGATAATAAACATTACCATAGTCGTCGAGGTTAAGGAAGTAATCGGTGGCGACTAAGCGCTTATCGTCTTCGGTTAGCTATATCAAATGCGCTCCAGCGTTTGCCTCCAGGTTGCCGATGACTAATATTCCAGCGATAGTATTTCGGGTCAAGCGTGGGATTTTTGCCAGAGAGCGTTTCCTCGGTAAATGTAAATAAAAGGGTAGAGTTGGTTTTCGGTTGTGAAATTTCCTAGGTTTTGTGCCTTGACTACCCCTACCCTAAGCAAAGATATTATGGCTTATTGAGCCAAAGTTTAGATTTGATCAACGTTAAGGTTCGCAACCAACCCATAGGTCACACTACGAGAACTGTTTCACCGCGTTCCAAGTGCGGTACAATTTTGTCTTCGTAGAACCTGGCAGGGCGAGAGTAAACTTGGGCAATCTTTTCGCCAGCCGGAGGTGCTTCGTTATGTGAATGCAACATTTCCTCGAACCCTTCGTAGCCAAGTGCTAGACGCAGCAAATTTAGGTTACGACCCGCAAAAATGCCAAAGGATTTCTCGCTAATTCGATGATCTATCTCAACGGGGGTATTTGGCGACTTTAGTGCTTGACTTTCAGCAAGGGGGATTTCACAGGTTTGCCGTGCGCGTCTCATGTGGGAGACATATACTGCATCAAACTTTGTACCTTTTTTCTTCAGGTCAACACCTGCACGGCGTGCCTGCAATCGGCCAAAGGATGTGAGGTCAACATCCAGAACTCCTGCAAAAATATTGCGTTCGTTACTGGTACTTTCACCGTGCCGAATAAAGTAGACACGTCCTAGCTGTTCTGCATTGAATTCTTTTGGTGAAGCTGCAGAAGTTGTTGTAGCTGCATCGTGGAATTTACTTGTAACTTCGATCGATCCATTTTCGGTACTTTCTACCTGGTCATCTAAGTTTCTAGTGTTCATTATTTACTTTCACTACGCCTTAAACAGGATTTAGATTGTTTTCCACGATTGAAGTTTCAGACTTTTAAGTCAGACGAGTTAACGACCCAAGCACTGTGCTACGAAAGCCTGGTCTTGAACCGTGCTGAGTATAGTCTGAGCCAAACTTCTCGGAGTGTAGCAACACTCACTAATTGCTCAGGAGCGATCACACAACTGACAACATGAAAAATACCCAAATATTCAACGGATCAGGGGTAATATTTTTAGATAAAGAAAGCCCAGCTCGCTCTCCCTCTCCTACACCAACAGATTCTTGAGATGGGCAGCAGCTTAAGAGTGAGTTTAGGGGATAGATCGTGCATCTAACTAATAAGTTTTGTGCAAAACCCGGCCTGTACTTCGAGAATTATCACTTTTGCACCTGCATGACAGCCAAAAAGATTGTGCTAGAATCCATCAATACGTAGTCGTAGGTTGGGCACAGGCCGAGAAGAGCAATCTTCTTGCAGTCTAGGGGAGGTTGTAGGTCAGCCACCATTTGGGTCTTCCCAGTTGAAAGCCACCCTGCAACATGAGCCTGGAATCTGCAACCGCAGCCGAGTGCGGCAGATCGGTTGGGAGTGTCGCGCTAGAATAAGCAGTACGAGTAGGGAGACGGCAATGCCGTGTCGCTACGAGAACACAAACGCTCCTTAAGTGCGAGCGTGACCTCGAAACGGGCACATAGCAGCAGGTGATGGGAATAAATCATGTTTGAACGCTTCACAGAAAAAGCAATAAAAGTAATCATGTTGGCCCAGGAAGAAGCTCGCCGCCTGGGTCACAACTTCGTAGGGACAGAACAGATCCTCCTGGGTCTGATCGGAGAAGGAACCGGGGTTGCAGCTAAAGTCCTCAAATCAATGGGGGTCAACCTCAAAGACGCTCGGATTGAAGTGGAAAAAATTATCGGCCGCGGCTCTGGTTTCGTAGCAGTCGAAATTCCGTTCACTCCCCGCGCCAAGCGGGTTCTAGAACTATCCCTAGAAGAAGCTCGTCAACTCGGACACAACTATATCGGCACCGAACACCTGCTGCTAGGCCTGATCCGCGAAGGTGAAGGAGTAGCGGCCAGAGTCTTAGAAAACCTGGGAGTAGACTTGTCGAAAGTCCGTACCCAAGTGATTCGGATGCTGGGAGAAACCGCAGAAGTCGCAGCCACTGGCGGCGGCGCTCGCACCAAAACCCCAACCCTCGACGAATTCGGCGCCAACCTCACTCAAATGGCGGTCGATGGCAAACTAGACCCAGTAGTCGGACGCCAAAAAGAAATCGAACGGGTAATTCAAATCCTCGGTCGCCGCACCAAAAATAACCCGGTGCTCATCGGCGAACCCGGAGTCGGCAAAACCGCGATCGCCGAAGGTCTCGCCCAGCGGATCGCTAACAACGACATCCCAGATATCCTGGAAGAAAAGCGCGTCGTTACCCTCGACATCGGCTTGCTGGTTGCCGGGACGAAATACCGGGGCGAATTTGAAGAACGCCTCAAAAAAATCATGGACGAAATCCGCACCGCGGGTAACGTGATTTTGGTGATTGACGAAGTACACACTTTGATCGGTGCAGGTGCTGCTGAAGGGGCGATCGACGCAGCCAACATTCTCAAGCCAGCCTTGGCAAGAGGCGAGCTCCAGTGTATCGGTGCTACCACCCTAGACGAGTACCGCAAGCACATCGAGCGCGATGCAGCCCTAGAACGGCGCTTCCAGCCCGTCATGGTCGGCGAACCCACCGTTGACGAGACGATCGAGATTCTCTTCGGCTTGCGAGAACGCTACGAACAGCACCACAAGCTGAAAATCTTGGATACAGCCCTCGAAGCTGCAGCCAAACTCTCTCACCGGTACATCTCCGATCGCTTCCTCCCAGACAAAGCAATTGACTTGGTAGACGAAGCTGGTTCTAGAGTCCGCTTGATCAACTCCCAACTGCCCCCCGCAGCCAAAGAACTTGACAAAGAACTGCGCCAAGTCCTGAAAGATAAAGACGAAGCGGTGCGTTCTCAAGACTTTGACAAAGCGGGCGAATTGCGCGATCGAGAAATGACGATCAAAGCCGAAATTCGCGCTATTTCCCAAGCCAAAAAAACCGACTCGGCCCGCACCGGCGAAACCGACCCATCGCCAGTAGTCACCGAAGAAGATATCGCTCAAATCGTGGCAAGCTGGACGGGCGTACCGGTTAACAAACTGACCGAATCCGAATCCGAAAAGCTGCTGCACATGGAAGATACCTTGCACCAGCGCTTGATCGGCCAGGAAGAAGCAGTGAAAGCCGTTTCCCGCGCCATCCGCCGCGCTCGCGTTGGTTTGAAAAATCCCAACCGCCCGATCGCCAGTTTCATCTTCTCCGGGCCCACCGGCGTCGGCAAAACCGAACTCACCAAAGCCCTAGCCGGCTACTTCTTCGGTTCCGAAGACGCGATGATTCGGCTGGATATGTCGGAGTACATGGAACGGCATACCGTCTCCAAACTCATCGGTTCTCCTCCGGGCTACGTCGGCTACAACGAAGGCGGCCAACTCACAGAAGCAGTCCGTCGCCGTCCTTACACCGTGGTGCTGTTCGACGAAATCGAAAAAGCCCACCCCGATGTCTTCAATATGCTTTTGCAAATATTGGAAGACGGCCGTTTAACTGATGCCAAAGGTCGCACCGTAGACTTCAAAAATACGCTGCTGATTATGACCTCTAACATCGGTTCTAAGGTGATTGAAAAAGGTGGCGGTGGTCTCGGTTTCGAGTTCAGCGACAACCAAGCCGATGCTAATTACAACCGCATTCGTTCTTTGGTTAACGAAGAACTCAAAAACTACTTCCGCCCCGAATTCCTCAACCGACTCGACGAAATTATCGTCTTCCGCCAGTTGAACAAGGAAGAAGTCAAGGAAATCGCGGTCATCATGCTCAAAGAAGTGTTCGGTCGTTTGACAGAACAGGGAATCACCCTGGAAGTCACCGAAAAATTCAAAGAACGGCTGGTAGAAGAAGGCTACAACCCCAGCTACGGAGCCCGACCCCTGCGCCGCGCCATCATGCGCTTGCTGGAAGACAGTTTGGCTGAGGAAATCCTTTCTGGCCGCATCAAAGACGGCGACACCGCTGTTGTGGATGTGGGCGAGGACGGAATTGTTAAGGTGCTGCAAGGTCAAAAGCGGGAATTGCTGCCCCAAGGCGCTGAATAAGATTGAGTAAGTGCGATCGCGAGTGAAGTTTGGAAATAACCAATCTCGCAGTCGCAAACAACTCAAAATCCTCAAATAAAAAAGGTAGAGAATTTAAATTCTCTGCCTTTTTTATGAGTTAATATCAAGAGGAGAGTTATGGCATAAATCTTTGATTGATAGGAAAACCACAGATGCAACGCAGATGCAACGCAGATGCTTTTCAAGATTGTTTGCGACTGCCTGCACTGCACGTCTAGTAATTAACAGTGACATACTTCAATGGTAAGCTGTATTGCATTTAAATTGTATATTTTGGGCGGGTTCGCGTGCCCAGCCCGCTCATGGTTTGATTATTTTTTGAGATGCAATTTAAATGCTGAGCGAGCTTAATCAGATAATTAATGGCAACTATTTAGCGAGGACTTTCATGACATCTGAAAAAAATAAGTTGGGTACACAAGTAGCAGAAAATCCGCCTGAAAGCTGGTGGCAGAAAGCGTGGAAGTCGCAGCGAGAAAATCTTCAGATAGTGATTATTGCTTTGAGTTTAGCAATAGTGATTCGATCCGTGGTCGCGGAACCGCGCTACATACCCTCAGATTCTATGGTACCCACTTTGCACGTGGGCGATCGCGTCGTAGTCGAAAAACTCTCCTACTACCTCGAACCTCCAAAAACTGGCGACATCGTAGTATTTACTCCCCCGGAAAAGTTGCAAGAAGAAGGCTTTACCCAAGACCAAGCATTCATCAAGCGGATAATTGGCTTACCGGGTCAAACCGTCGCCGTTAAAAAAGGTTTAGTTTATCTCAACGACAAACCCCTCGTCGAAAAATATATTGCCGAACCTCCTAAATATCAGTGGGGGCCTTATCGCGTCCCAGAAAATGAATACTTTGTGATGGGAGACAACCGCAACAACAGCAACGACTCCAGCAGGTGGGGATTTTTACCTAAGCAGAACATCATTGGCCGCGCTGTAGTGCGGTTTTGGCCTCTAGAACGCATCGGGGAAGTTTGAAGTCAGTTGACAGTTGACTGTTGACAGTTGACTGTTGACTGTTGTCATCGCAAGCTCAATGCCCCATTTCCAATGCCCAATCCCCAATGCCCCATTCCCATGCCTAATCCTGTACGGAAATTTCTACTTATTCTTGTGCCTTAAGGGGTAGGGACTTCCTCCGGCAACTGATAAAATGGTACAAAAAGCAGCGGGATTTCTCGCCTAGATCAAAATTAGTAGAATATTAAAAAATTAGGAAAGCTATGGGATTTTTTGATTCAGAAATTGTTCAGCAAGAAGCCAAGCTGTTGTTTGAAGACTATCAATCTCTCATCAAACTAGGTGGCAATTACGGGAAATTCGATCGCGAAGGCAAGAAAATGTTCATCGCTCAGATGGAATCAATGATGGAGCGCTACCGTATTTTTATGAAGCGCTTTGAGCTTTCTGAGGACTTTATGGCTCAGATGACTGTAGAGCAGTTAAAAACACAGCTCAATCAATTTGGCATCACGCCCCAGCAGATGTTTGAGCAAATGAACTCAACGCTGGAGCGCATGAAATCTGAGCTGGAAAAACAGTCTTAGTGTCAGAAGTCAGAAGTGAAGAAGGAAGAAGGAAGAAGGAAGAAGGAAGAAAAAGAAAGTATTCCCAATGCCCAATGCCCAATGCCCAATGACTAATGACTAATGACTGATAATTAAGGCCGCTCAAAAGATGAAGCAGGTTTGAAACTTTCTGCGGGAACGCCTTCCAAAGCTTGGCTCATAAAATCACGCCAAACAGGGGCGACAATAGTACCACCAGTAGCACCGTAGCTCATCGGTCTATAATTGTCGTTGCCCATCCAAACAGCCACCGACAACTGCGGTACGTAACCCACAAACCAGATATCCCGTTCTGAAGAAGTTGTACCAGTTTTCCCAGCAGCCGGCCGCCCAAGTTGAGCAGCCCTTGCCGTTCCGCTGGTAATTACCCCTTGCAGGGAGCTGTTGACAGATGCCGCAGCCCAGGAATTGAGAACTAATTTGGGTTTAGGCGTATTGTCGAGCAAGACGTTGCCGCTGCTGTCAGTTACTTGCACGATAAAGGTGGTGTCAGAATGCCAGCCGTTGTTGGCGAAGGTAGCAAAAGCTCCGGCCATTTCTAAAGGAGTCAAGTCAACGGCACCCAAGGGCAAAGAAACCACCGGTTCCATCGGACTTCTGATGCCGAGTACGCGGCAAATCTCAATCACTTTATTCAATCCGACTTCTTGGCCAAGCTTGACGGCGGGAATGTTGAGAGAGACTTCCAAAGCTCTGCGGATGCTGACTGCACCGGAGAAGCCGCCGCCGTAGTTTTGAGGGTAGTAGTAGCCGTCGCCGTCGCGGTAGCCGACAGGGGAGTCGTAGACAACTGAATCCGGGGAGTATTTGCCACTAGCAAAGGCAGCGTAGTAGATAAAAGGCTTAAAAGAAGATCCGGGCTGGCGGCGTGCTTGAATGGCGCGGTTGAACTGACTCTTTTCGTAATCGACGCCGCCGACCATTGCTTTGACGAAGTGGGTGCGGGGATCGACGGCGGCTAGGGCAATTTGACCTTCCTCGCGATCGTAAAACAGCCCTTGGTAGTAAAGCCGATTGTGCCACGCTTTGACTGTTTCTTCGGCTATGCGCTGCATTTTGAGGTCGATCGTGGTTTGAACGCGCATTCCTCCCTTAACCACGGCATCTCGCCCGAAACGCCTAGTCAGTTCCTGGACTACGGCTTGTGTTACGTAAGGAACTTGAGAGCCGCCAAAAGAGGTAATTTTGCCGAGCTTAATTTTTTCCCGGCGGGCTGCTGTCTCTTGAGCCGGCGTAATCCATTTAAGATCCTTCATTCGGTTTAAAACGATTTCCTGCCGCTCTTTTGCCAACTTGTAATTGACGAAAGGACTGTATTCTTCGGGGGCAGAAATTAAGCCGGCCAGCATCGCTGCTTCTGAAAGAGTCAAATTACCTGCTGACTTGTTGAAATAGCTTCGAGAGGCTGTCTCTACGCCGTACAAGTTGTGACCTAAGTAGATTTGATTCAGGTATAGTTGCAGAATTTGGTCTTTGTTGAGAATTTGCTCCAAGCGGATAGACATTACCGCTTCAGCTACCTTGCGGCTGAATTTTGACTGGGGAGATAGAAACAGGTTCTTGACTAGCTGCATAGTCATAGTCGAGCCGCCTTCAACGGTTCTCCCTTTCTCTAGGTTGACTATGAGAGCTCGGGCTATCCCGCCGGGGTTGATACCTTTGTGGGTGAAAAAGTTGCTATCTTCGATCGCCAGAACAGCTCGTTTCAGGTTCGGGGAGATTTGGTTAAGGGGTACGACATCCCGGTTGGCTTCGTCGTGGATGCTGGCTAGGGGCTTGCCGTTGATGTCGTAAATGTGCGTAGTTTCTGTGGGAGAGTAGGTTTGCAAGATGCGAACATCTGGCAAATTGCGGAAGCTGATCGCTAAGCCAACCAGTCCACCAGCGACTACGGAACTGGCAAGCATTGTCATGCTGAGTATGGTTCCGGCGGTCACTTTACTGACTGACTGAACAAACTCGAATACGGGGGCTGAGTTTTCCGTGTTATTGCGGACTGCGTTGGTTGACACGTGGATTTCACTTCCTCACTCGATTTGGGGTTTAAGACTTTTAATTTTAGATGCGAACCCTAGAGACTGTCAGCTAATGAAAGCCGGTCAGCTTTGGGATTATAGTAGCTTGATAGTTATGTTTTTATGCGTCAACCAGTGAGTGTAACTAATTCTGCTGCACTTTGGCAAAATATGATGGACGATCGCTCCCCGATGATAACTCCTAACCTTTCAGCGCTTTACCGCGGCGTCAGCGAGATTTTTCCAGATCGACCTGATTCTAGCAACCCTGACGAAAATTTAGCCCAACTGCTGGCAAAAGTCGATCGACCGTTGCGCGTCAAACTCGGAATTGACCCGACAGGGAGTGACATTCACTTGGGCCACAGCATTTGCGTCCGCAAGCTGCGAGCTTTTCAGGATGCCGGTCACACAGCCGTACTGCTGATCGGAGATTTTACCGCAAGAATTGGCGATCCGACAGGGAAATCCGAGATGCGAACCCAGTTGACGGCCGAACAAGTGGCGGAAAATGCCAAGACTTATTTAGACCAAGTGCGTCCGATTCTAGATTTTGACACACCCGGGCGTTTGGAAGTTCGCTATAACTCCGAGTGGTTGTCAAAATTGGACTTGGCGAAGATTTTGGAACTGCTGGGGACGATGACGGTGCAGCAGATGCTCGCTAAAGAGGGATTTGATAACAGGATGCAGCAGGAAAATCCAATTTATCTGCATGAGTTTCTGTATCCACTAATGCAGGGTTACGATTCGGTGGCTTTGGAAGCGGATGTTGAGTTGGGGGGAACTGACCAAAAGTTTAATCTTGCGGTGGGAAGAGATTTGCAGCGACATTTTGGGATGAAACCGCAGTTTGGTTTGCTGATGCCGATTTTGATCGGGACTGACGGGGTGCAAAAGATGTCGAAATCCTTGGGCAATTATGTGGGTTTGTCGGAAGACCCGCTGACTATGTATTCTAAGTTGGAGAAAATTGCTGATAGTTCGATCGCCCAATATTTTGAACTATTGACAGATTTGCCACTTGATGAATTGCCAGAAAATCCGCGAGAAAAACAGAAACTTTTGGCTGTGGACGTGGTGCGCCAGTATCGCGGTTCGGAAGCGGCCGATCGCGCACAACAAGATGCAATTGCGCTGGTTAAAGGTGCCGCGGGACAAGCTGATGCAGTGCCCGAGTTTTCTTTAGCAAGTGTGCAGTTTCCGGCTAAGTTGTTTTATATTCTGAGTGCTAGCGGGCTTTGTAAAAGTAGCGGCGATGCCAGGAAGTTGATGCAGGGCGGCGGGGTGAAGTTGGAGGGCGATCGGGTTTCTGATGTTAATCTTA includes:
- a CDS encoding ATP-dependent Clp protease ATP-binding subunit translates to MFERFTEKAIKVIMLAQEEARRLGHNFVGTEQILLGLIGEGTGVAAKVLKSMGVNLKDARIEVEKIIGRGSGFVAVEIPFTPRAKRVLELSLEEARQLGHNYIGTEHLLLGLIREGEGVAARVLENLGVDLSKVRTQVIRMLGETAEVAATGGGARTKTPTLDEFGANLTQMAVDGKLDPVVGRQKEIERVIQILGRRTKNNPVLIGEPGVGKTAIAEGLAQRIANNDIPDILEEKRVVTLDIGLLVAGTKYRGEFEERLKKIMDEIRTAGNVILVIDEVHTLIGAGAAEGAIDAANILKPALARGELQCIGATTLDEYRKHIERDAALERRFQPVMVGEPTVDETIEILFGLRERYEQHHKLKILDTALEAAAKLSHRYISDRFLPDKAIDLVDEAGSRVRLINSQLPPAAKELDKELRQVLKDKDEAVRSQDFDKAGELRDREMTIKAEIRAISQAKKTDSARTGETDPSPVVTEEDIAQIVASWTGVPVNKLTESESEKLLHMEDTLHQRLIGQEEAVKAVSRAIRRARVGLKNPNRPIASFIFSGPTGVGKTELTKALAGYFFGSEDAMIRLDMSEYMERHTVSKLIGSPPGYVGYNEGGQLTEAVRRRPYTVVLFDEIEKAHPDVFNMLLQILEDGRLTDAKGRTVDFKNTLLIMTSNIGSKVIEKGGGGLGFEFSDNQADANYNRIRSLVNEELKNYFRPEFLNRLDEIIVFRQLNKEEVKEIAVIMLKEVFGRLTEQGITLEVTEKFKERLVEEGYNPSYGARPLRRAIMRLLEDSLAEEILSGRIKDGDTAVVDVGEDGIVKVLQGQKRELLPQGAE
- the lepB gene encoding signal peptidase I; translated protein: MTSEKNKLGTQVAENPPESWWQKAWKSQRENLQIVIIALSLAIVIRSVVAEPRYIPSDSMVPTLHVGDRVVVEKLSYYLEPPKTGDIVVFTPPEKLQEEGFTQDQAFIKRIIGLPGQTVAVKKGLVYLNDKPLVEKYIAEPPKYQWGPYRVPENEYFVMGDNRNNSNDSSRWGFLPKQNIIGRAVVRFWPLERIGEV
- a CDS encoding DUF1825 family protein, with the translated sequence MGFFDSEIVQQEAKLLFEDYQSLIKLGGNYGKFDREGKKMFIAQMESMMERYRIFMKRFELSEDFMAQMTVEQLKTQLNQFGITPQQMFEQMNSTLERMKSELEKQS
- a CDS encoding penicillin-binding protein 1A translates to MSTNAVRNNTENSAPVFEFVQSVSKVTAGTILSMTMLASSVVAGGLVGLAISFRNLPDVRILQTYSPTETTHIYDINGKPLASIHDEANRDVVPLNQISPNLKRAVLAIEDSNFFTHKGINPGGIARALIVNLEKGRTVEGGSTMTMQLVKNLFLSPQSKFSRKVAEAVMSIRLEQILNKDQILQLYLNQIYLGHNLYGVETASRSYFNKSAGNLTLSEAAMLAGLISAPEEYSPFVNYKLAKERQEIVLNRMKDLKWITPAQETAARREKIKLGKITSFGGSQVPYVTQAVVQELTRRFGRDAVVKGGMRVQTTIDLKMQRIAEETVKAWHNRLYYQGLFYDREEGQIALAAVDPRTHFVKAMVGGVDYEKSQFNRAIQARRQPGSSFKPFIYYAAFASGKYSPDSVVYDSPVGYRDGDGYYYPQNYGGGFSGAVSIRRALEVSLNIPAVKLGQEVGLNKVIEICRVLGIRSPMEPVVSLPLGAVDLTPLEMAGAFATFANNGWHSDTTFIVQVTDSSGNVLLDNTPKPKLVLNSWAAASVNSSLQGVITSGTARAAQLGRPAAGKTGTTSSERDIWFVGYVPQLSVAVWMGNDNYRPMSYGATGGTIVAPVWRDFMSQALEGVPAESFKPASSFERP
- a CDS encoding tyrosine--tRNA ligase, which produces MRQPVSVTNSAALWQNMMDDRSPMITPNLSALYRGVSEIFPDRPDSSNPDENLAQLLAKVDRPLRVKLGIDPTGSDIHLGHSICVRKLRAFQDAGHTAVLLIGDFTARIGDPTGKSEMRTQLTAEQVAENAKTYLDQVRPILDFDTPGRLEVRYNSEWLSKLDLAKILELLGTMTVQQMLAKEGFDNRMQQENPIYLHEFLYPLMQGYDSVALEADVELGGTDQKFNLAVGRDLQRHFGMKPQFGLLMPILIGTDGVQKMSKSLGNYVGLSEDPLTMYSKLEKIADSSIAQYFELLTDLPLDELPENPREKQKLLAVDVVRQYRGSEAADRAQQDAIALVKGAAGQADAVPEFSLASVQFPAKLFYILSASGLCKSSGDARKLMQGGGVKLEGDRVSDVNLTFESPADLGGKVLQVGKNKFVRLVS